The sequence TTGAAAAAACAATTAAATCACTCCACACACAATTACATAATCCTCATAATTACCATATCAAACACACCAATCTAAGCTAGTATGTCATTTTATAGCCCAGAATGTCATTGTGGTCGGACTCTTGCTGCTTCTGCAGAATTAAACACAGGCTGATAAGAATTAATGAATTCAGCGGAGGTAAGCCAAGATCAACAGGGTCACTTTTAAGATCATTTGCATCTTGTTCTGTTCTGTTCCTTTACCGTTTCTATTTCTCTTTATCGTTTATTTGCCTTTCTATACCTAGCTCAcatggtgttttaattagaCCTTGGCGTACATCCTCTAGAATAGAATTAGTACATAGACTACTTGACAACTTTGAGTAAAAGACTGTTGCAATGCAATGCTAGGAATTAAAATGCATTTACTCACCAGTCAAATATTTGCAGATGTAAAACCAGGCATCCATTGCCGGGGTTAGTTTCATTTTTACCTGGCATTTCAAATTTGAGCATTTTATAAATCACTTATGGTCGTTAAAAATAACGGATGCAAGCGGTTCATTTCCAAACTCCATTTCGTTGCGAATTTGTTTGTGAGAAATAGGACATCTAAAAGCCaactcatataattatggcttaatAGTCAGTCAGCTTACACAAAGCCATGTTGTAAGGATTAATGACATCATCTGCTACATTGCATAGCTGTCAACAGCTAGTTTTATGGTACGCTTTTGGCAATTGAGAGACATAAAACTTGCAGTATCTGGGACAAGAGATAAGATTTATTTTCAACTTTCCTTTAACACAATGTGATTCTTGTAAACATCGTCTCCAAGAAGATTAAACTCACTTCTTGCTATTAAATTAGCCATGAAAGCACATACAAAGCCAAGCGGTATAAAACTTGTTTGAAATCGGATAGATTGGTTCTGGATTCGGTTAATTGGAATGAAAACGGTGCTAGGTTGTATGCTTCTCAGAATAGCAGGAAGGAAATAGTCCTTAGATGATGGAATTGGAGCTGCGATGTTCACATGCACAAGCAGCTCAACTAGCTAGACTTTCAATGGGCAGAAAGTCTTTCCTTTTGGTTTCAATGTCTTCGAGTGAGAAGCGTCCACGATGTATAAAGTGATTGTATTTGTCCACAGGCAATTTAGAGTTTGTCGAAGCGTACACATCAAGATAATTTCACTTATACTTgaaaaaaaaataataataataaaccAGAAGTAGACATTACAAGCGTAAAAGAAGATGCACGCAAAGAAAGTGGAAGGTACAAAGTGACAACACAGGAAGTGACGTTGGACAATGCAAAGCAGCAGCGTAAATGCTCTAatgctactatatatatatagagagtCACTTCTAGATGGTACATATACCAACATTGTATTTTGATTTCcgtgtgtatgtatgttaaTTTTTATAGTTTGCATAATAATAAGcactgtatatgtatagaGAAGGTGTTAGTGAGTACGCGGCAGCGGAAGTTTTCCTGGATATGTAAAGTGTTTCTTTAACAATCAATCACTTATTCACTCTAACTAGAACAGAAAATAGAAaagcatatatacatgtacatatacactagatatgggttagggttagggtttaGGGTTAGATGTTCTTCTGGAACATACAACTCTAGAACAACAGGCAATAACAAATACATCTAACACTGGCAAACAGGAACTCAAGTTAATTAATTAGGTTCAGTCTGACAAAAGTGGACTCTTCCGAACTGATTTATGTAGGTATATGTACATAATGAACAGCTTTAATGTACAGGACGAGAAGGTATatactcccccacacacacgcacacatgcctGTCTCCTAGCAACACTACGAGTTAGtagtatatgtatacatgcatgttacactatcactataattatagcattgtacataataatgattgtaTACACTCTAGACAAATCATAGGAAGTTagtgataccgtatagcgggtaattttcgtggggtaaaatattcgttattttcatgGGAAAGCTAacctccacaaaattttaacgtaggcgtggaacgtaggaatgcagtgcaggcaacaaGACTAAACGAactttttactcacgaaaaccaccatttctcgagttgaacgaattttttaccccacgaaacttacccgctatacggtagtgaggctacaactatacatgtacattataccATAGAGCATCTGCATAGATTGAGTAGTTACCTCTCCCTCCTTAATCTATGATTATACTTTGCATTCAATTTAGTATATTCATTGttgaacacacacaatcacatgtataccatacatgtataattatgatataattatgtagttctATTTTAATAAAGGCGACATCATCATactcttagcctcgatcccaggccgagttttcgcttttataacggttaggctaGCAACTatgcctggtactagttgtctgcgcatgcgtcaaattttcattgtatttgtggtcggcaaaaatatttatacacgcacacacacacacacacacacacacacgcacaccacaccacacaggatcgaggctatgatGTTGTGTACCAGCCACGCCCGGTTTTCTGCAAGAAGCCATAAAAGCTAATTGAGCTAGCTAGCGCTATGGTTCAACAAGCAGCAATGTACAAGATGGTTCAACTACTCGGCATGTTAGTGACAACTGGTCTCCTCTCTCTTTGTATGGCAGAGACCTTCCATGTTACTCCAACTTTCCCTGCCCCAGCTGACTGTCCTAAACCTTGTCAAACCTTGGACTACTATGCTCAAAACCAAAATTTATCTGCGGGCCACAACAACATCACTCTGATATTCCTGGAGGGAGTTCACAATCTCAGCAGCGAACTTACTGTTAATAATACTAACCTCATAATCATGCAGCCAGCACTTCCAAATCAGAGACAACGCCCAAAGATTATTGGTCGATGTGACACTGATAATGGTGGGCTTATTAGAATCATAGGCATAGCATTAAATACATTGATCGAAGAACTTTTGTTTGAGAATGTTTCACTAaagctatatagatctattgACGAATTTTCAAACCTAGATGTTGACAGCTCAATAACGATCAAAAACTCCATTATATCGAGATCTACTCACGCCAGTATAGGAGTCAATGCCATGTCAGTAAAAAATTGTTTGATTGAGGACACTACGATATATTATATTTTGGACATATGGGCATTATTTGTTCATGATATACCAAATGTGATGATTGTCAATTCCAACATAAGTCATAATAGTGTCGGGCTTGGATCAGCTAATTCAAACATAACACTCAGAAACTCTTCGATTGATAGCAATGACTTCGGAGTTTGGCTAATTGATGATATAGAAAAACACTTCAATATAATGGATAACTGTTCTTTCACCCGAAACAAATTCTTAGGAATATGGTTAGGGAATGCTCATCCACAAAAAACAGTAACAACTATTAATGACTGTAAATTTGATAACAATAGCGGAACACCAATCCTAGCCTCCGGAAGTACCTTTCATTTGTCAGGAGAGAATGTGTTTTCTAACAACATTGCGGTAAGTGGAGGTGGTCTGGCCTTGTATCAATCAACAGTGCTATTTGATTCAGGATCGTCTACACGCTTTGAGAACAATACAGCTATGGAGTATGGTGGGGGGATCTACATTGTTACAGATACAGCTTTCCCTCCACAGCTGCTAGTTCCTCTGGCGAACATAAATTTAAAATTTATTTTAAACCCACTTTGCTTTTATAACAGTGCTAGTGACCACACAAGTGGTGATATTCCGAATGTGACGTTCTTTGGGAACAATGCCTATTTTGGTGGAAAGGACATCTTTGGACTCACAAAAATATCAGTCCATAACAATGGTTATGGATGTTCAGTTTCAGAGGATAGTATCTTTCATTTTGACGATTCAGTACCGAGTTTTTCTCGACTTGCATCAAACCCGTCTCGAGTGTGTTTCTGTGTAAACGATACGCAACAATGTCAAAACCGTATATACCTTGTAGTTAACGAGACGAGGTTTCCGGGAGAGAATTTTGATGTTTTCGTAGTTCTCGTGGGATTCAACTTTAGTAGAGTAACAGGAACTGTGTTTGCTACTGTACTGGATGGGAATACTGGAAATATCAGTGATATTCAACGCATACAATATATCAATGACTATGCACAATGCACAAAACTAACCTACACAGTAATGTCCAATCAAACAAGCAGGCCCCTCCAACTAAGCCTCTCTGCTGAACAATCGTATGTTCAAGGCAATCATAATGATATAAGTAAAGAAAGTGTAAAAAGCATATACTCTGATGAATGCAGCCATACAATACCGTGTGCAGCTCTTCTCACTACGTCCGTCTTCATTAACATCACTGTTAATAAATGTCCTCTGGGGTTTCAGCTTGATAAGACTTCAGGGGTGTGCGAATGTGACAAAAGCAGCACTCAGTTGAATGTAACCTGTGACATTCAAAACCACACTGGCTACATCATCAGAGAAGGaactgtgtgggtgggagtggACACTGTCAAAAATGAAACTGACCTTTACTACTTGTACCAATACTGTCCTAGTGACTACTGCAATAGGTCTGCAATAGCTGTTCACTTGACATCCCCTGATTCACAGTGCAGCTCGAACCGTACTGGAATTTTGTGTGGGAGATGTGATGACGACCACAGCCTGCAATTAGGAGGTGATCGGTGCATACAATGCCATGACAATAGTTTTGTTGCTTTGTTGATAGTGTTCGCCACCCTTGGGATTTTACTGGTTGCTATGATTACACTCTTCAACGTCACAGTTGCCAATGGCACCATAAATGGACTCCTATTCTATGCAAATGTTGTGTGGATTAACAATGCTATATTGTTCCCACAGCGGAACATTGGCTACTACATCATCACTGTGCCTATTGCTTGGATTAATCTGGACTTCGATATTGAGACCTGTTTCAGCCAAAATTTGGATCAACTAACTAAAAGTGGTTTACAGTTTGTGTTCCCAGTGTACATCTGGTGCATTGCTGGCCTTATTATTTTAGTTTGTCGGCATTCCATAAAAGCTACTCAATTCTTTGGTGGAAATTCTGTTGCTGTTTTATCTACTCTCATCCTACTATCTTATGGGAAGCTGTTCAGGATTATCACAAATGTGTTCACTCCAGCTGACATTTCTGGCTCTGATGGTTCTATTCGCAGAGTTTGGTCCCTTGATGGAAATGTTGAATATGGAATAACACATGGACACATTATCTTAATGGTGGTTGCACTACTATTTATGCTACTGTTTTGGTTGCCATTCACCTTGACTCTCCTTCTAGTACCTTTCCTAAAAGCCAAGTCAAACTACCCACCCCTTCGCTGGATTAACAAATTCATGCCCTTTTTTGATACCTTTTACGGTCCTTTTAAAAACAAGCGACATCATCAAGTGTGGACGGGGATTCTGCTCATTTCACGTGTAGTGATATTGATTGTTTTTGCATCAACCTCGACTTCCAATCCGAATGCTAACATACTGGTGTTGACCATTATAGCTACACTCCTGCTACTCTACATAGCATTTGTGGGATTTCTCTACACGCAGTGGTTTGCGTCTGTGCTTGAAGTATTATACCTATTCAACCTCATCATTTTAGGTGGAGCATTCTTGTTTTATCAAACGCAACCGGAAGATGTCCGACAAAAGGAGACCATCAATCCAGTGACAGCTACTTCAGTTTGCATTGCTCTCCTTCAGTTTACTTGCATTATAATCTTCCACATAGCCAAGAAGGTCGGACCCAAGCTTCAGAGGCTCAttaagaaaccagaaatacaAGATGCACGCAAAGAAAGTGGAAGGCACGAAGTGATAACACAGGAAGTGACGCTCGTCAATGCAAGGGAGCAGCATACATACTATAATGCCACTGATTATAGAGAGCCACTTCTGGATGATACTGTGATAACCTGAACAATTAAGGACATTGTTCTATATAGTTTAGAGTAGATGTCATAGTTCAGAGTAGAGTACACTAATCTTCCTTTTTGTTTTATGTTCTAGAAGTTTATTTACTGTTTTATATTAAGTAGCTTTCTGAGTGTTGTATCTCATGGTTCAATCAGTTATTCTTTACGCTGAACATTATATGTGGAGATACTACAGATACGTAGCAAAACAGCTAGTTAACATTGtacgaacatttttgcattttgcTGCATTGGTTCGAGAAAGGCAGCAGCACGTTTGTTACTTGGAGAAGATTACCTATAAAGCAGTGTAGCCAAGCCGAGAATATGCCAGCGTTTGATGTTACCATACCCCTATACCCACTTCAGTTGTGCACGAGGACCATACCTTTGCACGCTCTTCACCCCCTCAACCAACACGAAGCCGTCAACCAGCTTTTCAATCAGCTAATTAGCAGCTTCATTTTTGAGATCAAGATTAAGAGAAACGATACACTTCCCTTACCCATATCCAGTTCCTGTTGTTGCTGCAGAGCCATGTCCTAGCTTTGGATGAGAGTCTTGGAATATTTCTAGACAGTCTCTTTGAGCACATAGCAAGGAAGTGTTGGAAACGAGGTCTAGAAAATGTACCTGTTCTCTCCCGAAAAAGTATTGAGCACTTTTGTCCTTTCAGCCTTAGACGAGAATCTGTGAATGATACCAAGCTAAAATCTCCAGTGAAGGCTTTGATCAAAGCTAGAAAACAACTGTTAGAGTCGGTTGATGAATTAAACTTAATGCACAACGTTCAATCTGCCATTGATGTTACAAAAAAACTGGCAAAGGAGGTTAAGGATATTCAAGAAGGTGTTGTCAAGATATGTGCTGCATTGCTTGCTGCTTTAATGGAGCAGCAAATCCAGATTCCCCTTTTAAGTAGCCACATAAGCACTGCTGCAGCCCTGTCCACCATATCATCAGTAGTTATGGGTGCTTGGACATTTGTGAGTATGGGATTAGCTGAAATCTCTAAAGTTTTGAGTTCGTCCGAAGGCCAATCTTTCAAAATTGAAATCGAAGACTATATCAATACAGTATACTACAGCACAACTCTAAACCGAAACAAAAGTCGAGAGGAACGTTCATATGCGAATAAGTTGGGATCTTTGATTGGAGAAATCAAAGAGGGTCCAACCGTCACTTGTAGCGAGGAGTACATCAGCTATTCACTCGAATGCCAGCTTAAAAAACTTTCCAAACAGCTAAATTTAAACGAATCCACTCAAGTGAGTCATCTTGTTAGCTCCTGGAATGCAGTCTTCAAGAAAAATGCTCTATCTCTTGTTGCCAAGACTCATCAACCACTAATTGCTCGCTGGCTTAAATGGTCGTTACTCACTCACAATCTAAGAGAAACACTTGCTAGCTACCTCTGTGTGGCAGTAATTGGTATCTCAAATTCAGGCAAATCTTTGCTTGTAAATAGCCTATTCAAAACAAAAGTAAGTTTTTTCACAtttgcatacataattatactttggTAAATCATGTTTCATTTTATGTACATAGGCTCAAGTTGGAACTACACAGTCAAAGAAAACAGTGGTTCCATTTTTGTACAATTTGGATGGGATGGTAGACAATCTCGACGTTGTAGATTTCCCTGGTATTGATGACAAGGATGGAATACCAGAGCTAATGAACCTGCTAGTGAGCCTCGCCCAAGTTGTCCTGTGTGTTGTGAACTACAAGTGAGTGCTGTTAATATTGTAACCAAGTAAAGTACTGTATTgaggtgtcatgtgatcagtaTGTATAGTGAATTACTAAGTATGCTGCTTTTTTTCTACATACACATACAGGAGTGTCAACTCCAAATCTCTCACAGATTTGCTCTGTCAACTTGAAAAAGAGGATATCCCTGTGCTTTTGTGCATAACACATGGAGACTGTTTGTGTGCTGACATTTGCGAGGAACTTACTAATGAAGATGGTGAGAAGCCAGCAATCGAAACAATGAAACACTGTCTTGAACTTGAATTAAAGGTGTGTTTATTAACGAAATAATAACAGTTTTTTAAAGACAACATTTATTTAATCGTGCAGGCTACCACTGAAGTACTCAGCAGTCACCATGTCATGTACATTGATGTACTTTTGCTTTAACAAGCAGCAATCACACCTATCTGTCGAAGAGCTAAAATTGTTGGGGGTATTTTCAATAGCCAAAATTGGATGGTGGCTCGTGGAAACTATCCGCGATAAGCTTGATCAGCCTGCTATTGCTAACAAACTTCAAGCATTTTTACAGCCTTAATAAGCCATGAcagacaattaattttatatgctGTGTAATGATATTTAGGCCATCAAAGTAGATCGGTTTTTGTATTAAAATTGATGAGGCCATGAGGTCATTTTTCCTTATCATGCTGAGAAGGCACAATTTAAttggtatacagtagactcgtTAATCCGACCACCCCCGCCCCACGGtagcctcattcccaggccaatttgtccttattttagagacaactcagCTGGGAACAAGGCTATCCCCGTGGGTCCTGCTCTGCTATTCAGTATCTAAATCTAGATGCGTCCAGTTCAATACTGTTGCATTCCGTAAGAAGCCAGATTCTGAAATTTGAAGAACCGTAGAGTGACAGAGATGATACCGGGAGATGTGAGCAGCTGCCTTGCCTTGAATCAAAACCATGATTAGAGGAAAGAACGTGATGAAGCTAGAGAACCATATTTTGATTAGTCAAGAGCCATTGTCCGCGAGTAGTTTTTCATAAGATTTGCTTTGGGAAGTCTTCTGCAGACATGCGGGGTGAAAATATGTGTACCTTCAATGCAGTGACCTTATACCTGAGAACTAATCTGTTGTTTTtatgagttgcatgccctcttctctttatacgccctaGGCTTGCTGATATCGTCATCTATATGTTACTAgttgggccacgcccaacctTGGACGCTCACGTACAGTGGAGGTCCGACACGAATACCTCAATAGGCTAAAATTGAGTTAATCAGTTTtacatgcaacaatgactttactgttgaattttgcacgtgaccaagcctaatCAAGTCTAGCAATGAAATGAGATCAACCCTACTCCTCCAACCTGTCCTGGATACGCTGCCGCCTAAACTTTTCTCAGTAATGTACGCTGtcacttagcctcgattccaggccgcgaagagaaaggtgGCCTGAAATCGTGCCTAGCTGTCTTTTATAGCCTACCTTAGCTATATTAATTTTTACGTCGGCTATTTCTGCAAATGaaagtaaaatcgcaaaaatatGTACTAGATAATaccacttgcgagtaattatAGAAACGCTATAATTTCACAGAATTTGGTGTATGGTGCAGGTGAGTGTCTAGGGTTGGGCAACGCCCAACTACTATGTCACTATGAAAAATGCAATTAAGACCCTTGCATACCCTCATTAATTAATACATTAGCGACTTAATGACCTGTCCTCATCCGCTATCAATCAGNNNNNNNNNNNNNNNNNNNNNNNNNNNNNNNNNNNNNNNNNNNNNNNNNNNNNNNNNNNNNNNNNNNNNNNNNNNNNNNNNNNNNNNNNNNNNNNNNNNNNNNNNNNNNNNNNNNNNNNNNNNNNNNNNNNNNNNNNNNNNNNNNNNNNNNNNNNNNNNNNNNNNNNNNNNNNNNNNNNNNNNNNNNNNNNNNNNNNNNNAGATCTACATGGCAatgcatgaatgcatgtatatagtgtttGATTCTAAGATGCTTACACAGTATGTAAATTCTCATCTCACTATAATAGGCCTAGGgtattaatttataattattgtgtttagAGAATTGAATCCATGATACGACAGTTTTAAATACACTCTTTTGTTTACCTTGCGTCTTGCATCAATATGCTTTATTATCTATACTATAACTATTATTCCCATTTTCAGTTAACAAACTAGATGACAATGCCCATGCATAGGTAAATATCTACCACTCTGAAACAAACAGTATTTCGAGAGCCCACCATGAGCGTTGCGTGACTACCGGTAGCTACGTACGTATACGATCGACCTGAATGACACCTTAATTTTAATTGGGTCATATCAATCAAAATACCGGTTCTTCACCGCAATATACAGGTTAATTTTGCACACATAAAGTGTAAAAAACAAGTGTGCTTTTGCTTCTACTATACATGTTATGTTTTTTTATTCTCAGAACATTCTGTTTTttgtgactataataattatgttcagttgCAGCTTTAATTTGAGGGCCCATATGATAATAAATGTAATGGATAGTTCCAAACTTTTGCGCATGCATTGCCTTGGCTCTCGTAACACTCCATTCAGTAATAATTCAAAATGTGTGTAGCCAGCTAAAATGGTGTACATTGTTGTCCCTACACTCGTATCTACTCCCACTTTTTATTGCCTCCCCCAGCGAATACGATCCTGTGTAGTGTGAAATACGAGATTGGTCAGGTGAAGGTGTTCTCAGTGACCGTGGGTGTGGGCTAGTGAGTTCACATACAAGCttttgtaaaattaatgatgtgtCTATAACTTAGTTGTAATCATGGCTTATACTAGCAcaggtctctaattgaacgagGCAAAGCCAAGTGCTATTTACCTTGCCAGGCGGCTTGTTATGAGTGTGCTATTGATCTCTTTTTAACAATCATACTATTGTGATGCCTCCTTTATTCGAAAACAAGCCCCTGTACAATTAGCTTTAtcactcactgcatgtacgATTCGTATAATATAGTTACATCATACGATTAAAAATAGTTGCGCTATCTTATCTTTTGcttcaaatataattatgcatataccagtatggcccgcgagactcCCTGCATGAGTGGGGAAGTAATTATAGCCATATTGCCTTATATAGCCATGCAGCTCACTAGATGAGCTTTGCAGGCACACAATGGCACTGCATGAGATTTCCTCGAATGCATGCATTAATCATGCAGTGACTGTAGATTTCTCCTGGCTGTATAGAGTATAACACTGTCATTCAATGTGGAATGTATAATCTATAGTGTATTTAATGTTTTGACCAAGTCTTTTTTTTAACCATTCATAAAAATTGTTTCTTCTTTCCTCCCCTGTAGGCTGGGCCCATTCCAGTGGCCTCTAGAACAAGAAGAGATGGAAACTTCTCACGTCTCAACTGCATGACTTTGAACTGTATACATGAACATAAGTGGCACCTCTTGTTTTAATACCACGACTTGCATCCTACTTGTTTATTTTGCAAGTACATTTCATGTACGCTGTGATTTAATTGTTCTGACAAGCTGTCGTAATGATTATTTAATAGTAGATGTTAAGCTTACTCgattatgcatgcagcatggcAGCTTTGAAGATAAGCTGATGCATAGTTCAAGTTCTATAATAAGAGTGCaggctcatgcatgcatgcatgcagctagccTGTAGAGACTCAGtgtttgtagtttgtgctcagTGGGCGTGTTGCAAAGGGAATTTCCCTCATTATGAAAATTGAACGGTAATGATCACAAGTTACTTTGAATCTGTAAAGAAGCCCACGTGGCTTCATCTGCATGGATTTACCTGAATGTGATATGGCTAATCTGAGCAAAGCTTGCAGCAATGTGGCAGCCATCAATCTGAATGTCCTGCACCAGTTCAAAC is a genomic window of Halichondria panicea chromosome 15, odHalPani1.1, whole genome shotgun sequence containing:
- the LOC135348609 gene encoding uncharacterized protein LOC135348609, which gives rise to MHNVQSAIDVTKKLAKEVKDIQEGVVKICAALLAALMEQQIQIPLLSSHISTAAALSTISSVVMGAWTFVSMGLAEISKVLSSSEGQSFKIEIEDYINTVYYSTTLNRNKSREERSYANKLGSLIGEIKEGPTVTCSEEYISYSLECQLKKLSKQLNLNESTQVSHLVSSWNAVFKKNALSLVAKTHQPLIARWLKWSLLTHNLRETLASYLCVAVIGISNSGKSLLVNSLFKTKAQVGTTQSKKTVVPFLYNLDGMVDNLDVVDFPGIDDKDGIPELMNLLVSLAQVVLCVVNYKSVNSKSLTDLLCQLEKEDIPVLLCITHGDCLCADICEELTNEDGEKPAIETMKHCLELELKATTEVLSSHHVMYIDVLLL
- the LOC135348604 gene encoding uncharacterized protein LOC135348604, whose product is MVQQAAMYKMVQLLGMLVTTGLLSLCMAETFHVTPTFPAPADCPKPCQTLDYYAQNQNLSAGHNNITLIFLEGVHNLSSELTVNNTNLIIMQPALPNQRQRPKIIGRCDTDNGGLIRIIGIALNTLIEELLFENVSLKLYRSIDEFSNLDVDSSITIKNSIISRSTHASIGVNAMSVKNCLIEDTTIYYILDIWALFVHDIPNVMIVNSNISHNSVGLGSANSNITLRNSSIDSNDFGVWLIDDIEKHFNIMDNCSFTRNKFLGIWLGNAHPQKTVTTINDCKFDNNSGTPILASGSTFHLSGENVFSNNIAVSGGGLALYQSTVLFDSGSSTRFENNTAMEYGGGIYIVTDTAFPPQLLVPLANINLKFILNPLCFYNSASDHTSGDIPNVTFFGNNAYFGGKDIFGLTKISVHNNGYGCSVSEDSIFHFDDSVPSFSRLASNPSRVCFCVNDTQQCQNRIYLVVNETRFPGENFDVFVVLVGFNFSRVTGTVFATVLDGNTGNISDIQRIQYINDYAQCTKLTYTVMSNQTSRPLQLSLSAEQSYVQGNHNDISKESVKSIYSDECSHTIPCAALLTTSVFINITVNKCPLGFQLDKTSGVCECDKSSTQLNVTCDIQNHTGYIIREGTVWVGVDTVKNETDLYYLYQYCPSDYCNRSAIAVHLTSPDSQCSSNRTGILCGRCDDDHSLQLGGDRCIQCHDNSFVALLIVFATLGILLVAMITLFNVTVANGTINGLLFYANVVWINNAILFPQRNIGYYIITVPIAWINLDFDIETCFSQNLDQLTKSGLQFVFPVYIWCIAGLIILVCRHSIKATQFFGGNSVAVLSTLILLSYGKLFRIITNVFTPADISGSDGSIRRVWSLDGNVEYGITHGHIILMVVALLFMLLFWLPFTLTLLLVPFLKAKSNYPPLRWINKFMPFFDTFYGPFKNKRHHQVWTGILLISRVVILIVFASTSTSNPNANILVLTIIATLLLLYIAFVGFLYTQWFASVLEVLYLFNLIILGGAFLFYQTQPEDVRQKETINPVTATSVCIALLQFTCIIIFHIAKKVGPKLQRLIKKPEIQDARKESGRHEVITQEVTLVNAREQHTYYNATDYREPLLDDTVIT